From the Roseibium salinum genome, one window contains:
- the rpsB gene encoding 30S ribosomal protein S2: MALPDFTMRQLLEAGVHFGHQKHRWNPRMGQYIYGVRNDVHIMDLSQTVPLLHQALKAVSDTVAGGGRVLIVGTKRQAQEAVAASARNSAQYFVNARWLGGMLTNWKTISGSIQRLRKLEETLSSDAANALTKKERLFMDREREKLERNLGGIKDMGGIPDLIFVIDTNREAIAIQEARRLGIPVAAILDSNSDPEGITYPVPGNDDAGRALSLYCDLISRAAIDGISRAQGASGMDIGESEEAPVEEALVETAQEETPAETEAAPQA, from the coding sequence ATGGCATTGCCCGATTTCACTATGCGTCAGCTTCTGGAAGCTGGCGTGCACTTTGGTCACCAGAAACACCGTTGGAACCCGCGCATGGGCCAGTACATCTATGGTGTACGCAACGATGTTCACATCATGGATCTGTCCCAGACCGTTCCTCTGCTGCATCAGGCGCTGAAAGCCGTTTCCGACACCGTTGCCGGTGGCGGCCGCGTTCTGATCGTCGGCACCAAGCGCCAGGCTCAGGAAGCTGTTGCTGCGTCAGCACGCAATTCTGCCCAGTATTTCGTCAATGCCCGCTGGCTCGGCGGCATGCTGACCAACTGGAAGACCATTTCAGGCTCCATTCAGCGTCTGCGCAAGCTGGAAGAAACGCTTTCTTCCGACGCAGCCAACGCGCTGACCAAGAAAGAGCGCCTGTTCATGGACCGCGAGCGTGAAAAGCTCGAACGGAACCTGGGCGGTATCAAGGACATGGGCGGTATCCCGGACCTGATCTTCGTGATCGATACCAACCGTGAAGCCATCGCCATCCAGGAAGCCCGCCGTCTGGGCATCCCGGTCGCAGCGATCCTCGATTCCAACTCCGATCCGGAAGGCATCACCTATCCGGTTCCGGGCAACGACGATGCCGGCCGTGCGCTGTCGCTCTACTGCGATCTGATCTCCCGTGCTGCCATCGACGGTATTTCCCGCGCGCAGGGCGCCTCCGGCATGGATATCGGCGAATCGGAAGAAGCGCCGGTTGAAGAGGCTCTCGTTGAAACCGCTCAGGAAGAAACTCCGGCGGAAACGGAAGCTGCTCCTCAGGCCTGA
- the tsf gene encoding translation elongation factor Ts, whose amino-acid sequence MSITAAMVKELREKSGAGMMDCKTALNETGGDMEAAVDWLRTKGLAKAAKKAGRVAAEGLIGVATEGSKAAVIELNSETDFVARNDGFQDLVSKVAKVAMTTDGSVEAVAGADLGGKPVADAITDAIATIGENMTLRRSAVLSADTGVVATYVHGAVAEGLGKIGVLVALESSGDKDRLNALGRQIAMHVAATSPLALNTEELDQAVVEREKAVFSEQARESGKPENIIEKMVEGRLRKFYEEVTLVKQAFVINPDQTVEQAVEALAKELGTEVKLTGFVRFALGEGIEKEEQDFAAEVAAATGQ is encoded by the coding sequence ATGAGCATTACCGCTGCGATGGTAAAAGAGCTCCGCGAGAAATCCGGCGCTGGCATGATGGACTGCAAGACCGCCCTGAACGAAACCGGCGGTGACATGGAAGCGGCTGTTGACTGGCTGCGTACCAAGGGCCTGGCCAAGGCGGCCAAGAAGGCCGGCCGCGTGGCCGCCGAAGGCCTGATCGGTGTGGCGACCGAAGGCTCCAAGGCCGCCGTTATCGAACTGAACTCGGAAACCGACTTCGTTGCCCGCAACGACGGCTTCCAGGACCTGGTGTCCAAGGTTGCCAAGGTTGCCATGACGACCGACGGTTCCGTCGAAGCCGTTGCTGGTGCTGATCTCGGTGGCAAGCCGGTAGCCGATGCAATTACCGACGCGATCGCCACGATCGGCGAAAACATGACCCTGCGCCGCTCAGCCGTTCTTTCGGCTGACACGGGGGTTGTCGCCACCTATGTTCACGGCGCCGTGGCGGAAGGCCTCGGAAAGATCGGCGTTCTGGTTGCTTTGGAATCATCAGGCGACAAGGACAGGCTGAACGCTCTCGGCCGTCAGATCGCCATGCATGTTGCCGCAACCAGCCCGCTGGCTCTGAACACCGAAGAGCTGGACCAAGCCGTTGTCGAGCGTGAAAAGGCAGTCTTTTCCGAGCAGGCCCGGGAATCGGGCAAGCCGGAAAACATCATTGAAAAAATGGTGGAAGGCCGTTTGCGCAAATTCTACGAGGAAGTTACCCTCGTGAAACAAGCCTTCGTCATCAACCCGGACCAGACGGTTGAGCAGGCTGTTGAGGCGCTCGCGAAAGAACTGGGCACCGAAGTCAAGCTCACCGGATTCGTCCGCTTTGCCCTGGGCGAGGGGATCGAAAAGGAAGAGCAAGACTTTGCCGCGGAGGTGGCAGCAGCCACCGGGCAGTAA
- the pyrH gene encoding UMP kinase has protein sequence MTNSLRWKRILLKLSGEALMGSQAFGIDPAIVQRIAKEIADAVALGAQVGVVVGGGNIFRGVAVAAKGGNRVTGDHMGMLATIMNSLTLADALRRLKVNARVLSAVPVPSICETFTQRVADRYMEDGDVIVFAGGTGNPFFTTDSGAALRAAEMKCDAFLKGTQVDGVYSEDPKLNPDAERYLTLGYDEIITRNLKVMDTTAIALARDNSIPVIVFSIHTPGALVSVLQETGTYTVVGG, from the coding sequence ATGACGAATTCCTTGCGTTGGAAACGGATCCTCCTGAAACTCTCCGGCGAGGCTTTGATGGGTTCGCAGGCGTTTGGGATCGATCCGGCCATCGTGCAGAGGATCGCCAAGGAAATTGCCGACGCAGTCGCTCTTGGAGCACAGGTCGGCGTCGTCGTGGGCGGCGGTAATATCTTCCGCGGCGTGGCCGTGGCCGCCAAGGGGGGCAATCGCGTCACCGGCGACCATATGGGCATGCTGGCGACGATCATGAACAGCCTGACCCTCGCCGACGCCCTGCGTCGCCTGAAGGTGAATGCACGCGTCCTTTCCGCCGTTCCGGTGCCTTCGATCTGCGAAACGTTCACGCAGCGCGTCGCAGACCGCTACATGGAAGATGGCGATGTCATCGTGTTTGCGGGCGGTACCGGCAATCCGTTTTTCACCACCGACAGTGGCGCCGCCCTGCGTGCGGCCGAGATGAAATGCGATGCCTTTCTGAAAGGCACGCAGGTGGACGGTGTTTATTCCGAAGATCCGAAGCTCAATCCGGATGCCGAACGCTACCTGACGCTTGGCTATGATGAGATCATAACACGCAACCTGAAGGTCATGGATACGACGGCCATTGCACTGGCGCGCGACAACTCCATCCCCGTCATCGTGTTTTCTATCCACACACCCGGCGCTCTCGTCAGTGTGCTTCAGGAAACAGGCACCTATACAGTCGTCGGGGGCTGA
- the frr gene encoding ribosome recycling factor, with amino-acid sequence MSVEGVDLDDLKRRMQGALSVLKTEFAGLRTGRASSSMLDPITVEAYGQSMPINQVATISVPEPRMLAVQVWDKTMVSAVDKAIRESNLGLNPVVDGLLLRLPIPELNQERRQEMVKVAHKYAEQARVAIRHVRRDGMDAAKKAEKDGDISQDDSRVASDEVQKLTDQMIGEVDAMLEKKEQEISQV; translated from the coding sequence ATGTCGGTAGAAGGTGTCGATCTGGACGATTTGAAGCGCCGGATGCAGGGAGCTCTTTCAGTGTTGAAGACCGAGTTCGCAGGCCTTCGAACCGGCCGTGCGTCCTCATCCATGCTGGACCCGATCACGGTGGAAGCTTATGGCCAGTCCATGCCCATCAATCAGGTGGCCACCATTTCCGTTCCCGAGCCGCGCATGCTTGCAGTCCAGGTCTGGGACAAGACCATGGTCTCCGCCGTTGACAAGGCGATCCGCGAATCGAACCTGGGCCTCAACCCGGTTGTCGATGGCCTGTTGCTGCGCCTGCCGATCCCCGAGCTCAACCAGGAGCGGCGTCAGGAAATGGTCAAGGTCGCTCACAAATATGCCGAGCAGGCGAGGGTGGCGATCCGTCATGTGCGCCGCGATGGCATGGATGCCGCGAAAAAGGCGGAAAAGGATGGCGACATCTCTCAGGACGACAGCCGCGTGGCATCGGACGAGGTCCAGAAACTGACCGATCAGATGATCGGCGAAGTGGACGCCATGCTGGAAAAGAAAGAGCAGGAAATCTCTCAGGTCTGA
- a CDS encoding isoprenyl transferase, producing the protein MSVSPDRHPQVPAAESSSAKLPRHVAFIMDGNGRWATARGLPRTEGHRQGLEALRRTIRHAGKIGIEVITIYSFSSENWSRPETEVSFLMGLLRRFVQRDLSELHEANTRIRIIGSRSDLEPGIASLLQEAEDLTRNNTGLNLVVAFNYGARAEILRATRALAQKVLSGDLKPDDITEADISEALDTGGLPDPDLIIRTSGEMRLSNFLLWQAAYSEFYFCEQHWPDFDEAAFEKALNNFCSRERRYGGLDAKAL; encoded by the coding sequence ATGAGCGTCAGCCCGGACCGGCACCCGCAAGTGCCTGCTGCGGAGAGTTCCAGCGCAAAACTGCCGCGCCACGTTGCCTTCATCATGGATGGCAACGGGCGTTGGGCGACCGCGCGCGGGCTTCCTCGCACGGAAGGGCACCGCCAGGGCCTGGAGGCGCTCCGTCGCACGATCCGGCATGCCGGCAAGATCGGCATCGAGGTCATAACGATCTACAGCTTCTCGTCCGAAAACTGGAGCAGGCCTGAAACGGAAGTCTCCTTCCTCATGGGTCTCCTGCGCCGTTTCGTACAGCGCGACCTGAGCGAACTCCACGAGGCCAACACGCGCATTCGCATCATCGGCAGCCGAAGTGATCTCGAGCCGGGCATTGCCTCGCTTTTGCAGGAGGCAGAGGACCTGACCCGGAACAACACCGGGCTGAACCTTGTCGTTGCTTTCAATTACGGCGCCCGCGCGGAGATCCTTCGCGCGACCAGAGCCCTCGCCCAAAAGGTGCTGTCCGGCGACCTGAAGCCCGACGACATTACCGAAGCCGATATTTCGGAAGCACTCGATACGGGCGGACTGCCGGATCCTGATCTGATCATCCGGACGAGCGGCGAGATGCGCCTTTCCAATTTTCTCCTGTGGCAGGCTGCCTACTCGGAGTTCTATTTCTGCGAGCAGCACTGGCCGGACTTTGACGAAGCGGCGTTCGAAAAAGCCCTGAACAACTTCTGCAGCCGGGAGCGCAGGTATGGCGGTCTCGACGCCAAGGCGTTGTGA
- a CDS encoding phosphatidate cytidylyltransferase encodes MAQSENTSKKLSDLGLRLLSAVILGPLVLLITYYGGAPYALLVVVAAVLFLWEWLSITGTSQLSAPSVIGHGAMVAVVVLDYSGLPEAALAVVVLAALAAYAFSGFSRAGRWSAIGVLFSGLSAFALLAVREEGLLFTFFVLLVVWATDIFAYFTGRAIGGPKLWTRVSPKKTWSGAIGGLLLATVCGAGVAYAGEADSLWLWALLAAGLSIVSQGGDLMESAVKRRFSVKDSSRLIPGHGGIMDRIDGLVTAAIFAVLIGLISGGSLADPIAGLGLN; translated from the coding sequence ATGGCACAATCCGAAAACACCTCGAAAAAACTGTCCGATCTTGGTCTGAGGCTGCTTTCCGCGGTGATCCTGGGACCGCTGGTGTTGCTGATCACCTATTACGGGGGCGCGCCATATGCCCTCCTGGTGGTGGTCGCCGCGGTCCTCTTCCTGTGGGAATGGCTCTCGATTACCGGAACGTCCCAGCTTTCGGCACCATCCGTCATCGGGCACGGGGCCATGGTGGCCGTCGTGGTCCTGGATTATTCGGGACTGCCGGAGGCCGCACTGGCGGTGGTGGTGTTGGCCGCCCTGGCCGCTTATGCCTTCAGCGGGTTTTCCCGGGCCGGGCGGTGGTCCGCAATAGGCGTTCTGTTCAGCGGGCTTTCTGCCTTTGCGCTTCTGGCCGTGAGGGAAGAGGGACTGCTGTTCACGTTCTTTGTGCTGCTCGTCGTCTGGGCAACGGATATCTTTGCCTACTTCACGGGCCGGGCCATTGGCGGTCCGAAGCTCTGGACACGCGTTTCGCCGAAAAAAACCTGGTCGGGGGCGATTGGCGGGCTGTTGCTGGCGACGGTTTGCGGTGCGGGCGTGGCTTATGCCGGGGAGGCTGACAGTCTCTGGCTGTGGGCATTGCTGGCGGCCGGCCTGTCGATCGTCTCCCAAGGCGGCGATCTCATGGAATCGGCTGTCAAGCGCCGGTTCAGCGTCAAGGACTCCAGCCGCCTCATCCCCGGACATGGCGGCATAATGGACCGTATCGACGGACTTGTTACCGCTGCCATTTTCGCGGTTCTGATCGGCTTGATTTCCGGTGGCTCTCTGGCAGACCCGATCGCAGGTCTCGGCCTGAACTGA
- a CDS encoding 1-deoxy-D-xylulose-5-phosphate reductoisomerase, with the protein MAAGTPRWDDSAPIRLIVLGATGSIGQSLADLIERNRERFDVVALVANRNAGALADMARRLNTSSAVLADTACYGELADLLHGSGIEVSAGEAAVLEAVDRDADLVVGAIVGAAGLAPTMAAIKPGRRIALANKECLVCAGDLFMAKIRQTGAELLPVDSEHNAIFQVFESDKADQIEKVLLTASGGPFRTFSRAAMADVTPEQALKHPNWDMGARITIDSATMMNKGFEVIEASFLFPVHHEQLGVLVHPQSAVHGLVQYRDGSLLAQLASPDMRTPIAHCLAFPRRIPVPVKRLDLAELGTLTFEAPDLDRFPALGLAIEAMKAGGAAPAALNAADEVAVDAFLSGRAGFLDIPAAIEAVLDRLASDGHLTASASVDDVLALDLEVRNKTQEWINSRSL; encoded by the coding sequence ATGGCGGCCGGAACCCCACGATGGGACGACAGCGCACCGATCCGGCTCATTGTCCTGGGCGCGACAGGCTCGATCGGACAGAGCCTGGCGGACCTCATCGAGCGCAATCGCGAGCGGTTCGATGTCGTCGCCCTTGTGGCGAACAGGAATGCCGGTGCGCTTGCGGACATGGCCCGGCGGCTGAACACCTCGTCGGCGGTTCTGGCCGACACGGCCTGCTACGGCGAGCTCGCGGATCTATTGCACGGCAGCGGCATCGAAGTCTCCGCGGGGGAGGCTGCCGTGCTGGAGGCGGTCGATAGGGACGCCGATCTGGTCGTCGGTGCCATCGTCGGTGCCGCCGGTCTTGCGCCGACCATGGCCGCCATCAAACCCGGCCGCCGGATTGCGCTTGCCAACAAGGAGTGCCTTGTTTGTGCCGGCGACCTGTTCATGGCAAAGATCCGGCAGACCGGCGCCGAGCTTCTGCCGGTCGACAGCGAACACAATGCCATCTTTCAGGTTTTTGAATCGGACAAGGCCGACCAGATCGAAAAAGTCCTTCTGACTGCCTCGGGAGGGCCCTTCCGGACGTTCTCCAGGGCTGCCATGGCCGACGTGACGCCGGAACAGGCGCTCAAGCACCCCAATTGGGACATGGGCGCCCGCATCACCATCGACAGCGCGACAATGATGAACAAGGGATTTGAAGTCATTGAAGCTTCATTCCTTTTTCCGGTGCACCACGAACAGCTCGGTGTTCTCGTGCATCCGCAATCCGCGGTTCACGGCCTGGTCCAGTACAGGGACGGATCGCTGCTCGCGCAGCTCGCCAGTCCGGATATGCGCACGCCCATCGCTCATTGCCTCGCGTTTCCGCGCCGGATACCCGTGCCGGTCAAAAGGCTCGACCTGGCGGAACTTGGAACGCTGACCTTCGAAGCTCCGGACCTGGACCGGTTTCCGGCCCTCGGTCTTGCCATCGAGGCCATGAAGGCCGGCGGTGCGGCGCCCGCTGCCCTCAATGCGGCGGACGAAGTTGCCGTTGACGCCTTCCTGTCGGGTCGCGCCGGTTTTCTCGACATCCCTGCGGCAATCGAAGCCGTGCTCGACCGGCTGGCATCGGACGGCCATCTGACCGCCTCCGCAAGCGTGGACGATGTCCTGGCGCTCGACCTGGAAGTTCGCAATAAAACGCAAGAGTGGATAAACTCCCGGTCGCTATAG
- the rseP gene encoding RIP metalloprotease RseP — MELFLFAYDFIVGTIIPFLFVLTVVVFFHELGHFGVARWCNVKVDAFSVGFGREIFGRTDKQGTRWKLCMIPLGGYVKFAGDENAASVPSRERIANMSAEERKTAFVAKPVWQRAAVVAAGPLANFLLAIVIFTLLFMSLGKEGIQPVVEEVLPGRAAERGGIQAGDVIKEINGREVQTFGELRQVVLMNANTPLVFEVERDGKRVELAVTPEAREKELFAGEVQMAGDIGVRGSSDPQYLVRIKYGPVGAFNEGLKETYRIIEGTVSYVWGVITQRQSADQLGGPIRVAQISGQVADLGILPLISLTAILSVSIGLINLAPVPILDGGHLVYYAAEALRGKPLSERVQDVGFRIGLGLVLMLMVFVTWKDIMRIITNMS; from the coding sequence ATGGAACTTTTTCTTTTCGCATACGACTTCATTGTCGGTACGATCATTCCGTTTCTGTTCGTTCTGACAGTGGTTGTTTTCTTTCATGAGCTCGGACATTTCGGAGTTGCCCGCTGGTGCAACGTCAAGGTGGATGCGTTTTCCGTCGGGTTCGGACGCGAGATCTTCGGCCGGACCGACAAGCAGGGAACCCGCTGGAAACTCTGCATGATCCCTCTGGGCGGCTATGTGAAGTTCGCCGGCGACGAGAACGCCGCAAGCGTTCCGAGCCGCGAGCGGATCGCCAACATGAGCGCCGAGGAACGCAAGACCGCCTTCGTGGCCAAGCCGGTCTGGCAGAGAGCGGCCGTAGTCGCGGCCGGGCCTCTGGCCAATTTCCTTCTTGCGATCGTGATATTCACCCTCCTGTTCATGTCACTCGGCAAGGAGGGCATTCAGCCGGTTGTCGAGGAAGTGCTCCCCGGAAGGGCCGCCGAACGTGGCGGCATTCAGGCCGGTGACGTCATCAAGGAAATCAACGGGCGCGAAGTCCAGACCTTCGGTGAACTGCGCCAGGTCGTGCTGATGAACGCGAACACGCCGCTGGTTTTCGAGGTCGAACGCGACGGAAAGCGGGTGGAGCTCGCGGTCACGCCGGAGGCGCGGGAAAAGGAACTCTTCGCGGGCGAAGTGCAGATGGCCGGAGATATCGGCGTCCGCGGGTCCAGCGATCCGCAATATCTGGTGCGCATCAAGTACGGACCGGTCGGCGCGTTCAACGAGGGGCTGAAGGAAACCTACCGCATCATCGAAGGCACGGTCAGCTACGTCTGGGGCGTGATCACGCAGCGCCAGTCCGCGGACCAGCTCGGCGGCCCCATTCGCGTGGCGCAGATATCCGGCCAGGTGGCCGATCTCGGCATTCTGCCGCTGATCAGTCTCACGGCGATCCTGTCGGTCAGCATCGGGCTGATCAATCTGGCGCCGGTTCCGATTCTCGACGGCGGACACCTCGTCTATTACGCCGCTGAAGCGCTGCGCGGAAAACCCTTGAGCGAAAGGGTTCAGGACGTTGGGTTCAGAATTGGTTTAGGACTGGTACTTATGCTGATGGTCTTCGTGACGTGGAAGGACATCATGCGGATCATCACCAACATGTCGTAG
- the bamA gene encoding outer membrane protein assembly factor BamA: MQRLQKLTRAVLLAAAVFSIGSALPQPFGFLSFVTEAQAAVARSIQVRGNTRVEDETVISYMTIAPGRNYTAFDVDESLKALYATGLFATVDITPSGSTVVVTVTENPIINRVSFEGNRKIKDDALETAVRSQPRSMLSRAKVQADVQNILEAYRRSGRYGASVEPQIIDRGQNRVDLVFEINEGAKTGVERISFIGNEAFSDSRLRDVIRTRESGLLSWLRSTDTYDPDRLAADEELLRQYYNKKGFADFRVVSVSADLDREQNIFYVTFTVEEGEKYEIGDVEIVSTMPDVDPDELRGLLRTRSGQTFNSLRVEQTVEDITLRVSEDGYAFARVRPRGARDYENNTISLIYYIEEGPRAYIERINIIGNDRTREYVIRREFDIAEGDAFNRALVDKAERRLRNLGFFERVAITTQQGSAPDRVVVNVRVEEKPTGEISFGVGYSTVDGVIGDISLTEKNFLGRGQFVKIAVGGGTDTQSYEFRFIEPFFMGRRVALDLDLYRKVDDANDYRSFDQKKTGGGFGFTLPLREEELTLRLFYNIFQEENSDPNDRSTDINNCNTADLSLAICDSLGTYLTSLVGYELRYNTLDRNVDPSDGFYASFGQEFAGVGGDSYYIKTEAQARAYKEILADYGLVGSLSVRGGNIMALGDERLRVSEQFMLGGTLVRGFENQGIGPRDAATEDAIGGRFYFAATAETRFPFPVLPKEFGLSGAVFADAGSLWDADSNLVNLVENGGGSIDSNDFNIRASVGAGIRWNSPFGPLRADFAYPLVKDDADKTQIFRLSGGTRF, from the coding sequence ATGCAGCGATTGCAGAAACTTACACGGGCCGTTCTGTTGGCGGCAGCCGTATTTTCGATCGGGTCGGCTTTGCCTCAGCCCTTTGGCTTCCTGTCATTTGTGACAGAGGCGCAGGCAGCCGTCGCCAGAAGCATTCAGGTGCGCGGCAATACCCGGGTAGAGGACGAAACCGTCATCAGCTACATGACCATCGCTCCGGGGCGCAATTACACCGCGTTCGATGTCGATGAGTCCCTGAAGGCGCTTTATGCAACGGGTCTGTTTGCCACGGTCGATATCACCCCGAGTGGCAGCACCGTCGTCGTAACGGTGACGGAGAACCCGATCATCAACCGCGTTTCCTTCGAAGGAAACCGGAAGATCAAGGATGATGCGCTGGAAACGGCCGTTCGCTCCCAGCCGCGCTCGATGCTGTCCCGTGCCAAGGTGCAGGCGGACGTACAGAACATTCTGGAGGCCTATCGCCGGTCCGGCCGGTACGGTGCATCCGTTGAGCCGCAGATCATCGATCGCGGCCAGAACCGCGTCGATCTCGTTTTTGAAATCAACGAGGGCGCGAAGACCGGTGTCGAGCGTATCAGCTTCATCGGCAACGAGGCTTTCAGCGACAGCCGGCTGCGCGACGTGATCCGCACCCGTGAAAGCGGCCTGTTGAGCTGGCTGCGCAGCACCGACACCTACGATCCCGATCGTCTGGCCGCTGACGAGGAACTGCTGCGTCAGTACTATAACAAGAAGGGCTTTGCCGATTTCCGCGTCGTTTCCGTGAGCGCGGACCTCGATCGCGAGCAGAACATCTTCTACGTCACCTTCACCGTGGAAGAGGGCGAGAAATACGAGATCGGCGACGTGGAAATCGTCTCGACCATGCCCGATGTCGATCCGGACGAGCTGCGCGGACTGCTGCGTACGCGCAGCGGTCAGACTTTCAACTCGCTTCGTGTCGAACAGACCGTCGAAGACATCACCTTGCGCGTGTCCGAGGACGGGTATGCGTTTGCACGGGTTCGTCCGCGCGGCGCACGTGACTACGAAAACAACACGATTTCGCTGATCTACTACATCGAGGAAGGCCCGCGCGCCTATATTGAGCGCATCAACATCATCGGCAACGATCGGACGCGCGAATATGTCATTCGCCGTGAGTTCGACATTGCCGAAGGTGACGCTTTCAACCGGGCGCTTGTCGACAAGGCGGAGCGCCGCCTGCGGAATCTCGGTTTCTTCGAGCGCGTGGCCATCACGACCCAGCAGGGCAGCGCCCCCGATCGTGTTGTGGTCAACGTTCGTGTAGAAGAGAAGCCCACGGGCGAAATCTCCTTCGGTGTCGGCTATTCGACCGTGGACGGTGTCATTGGTGATATCTCGCTCACCGAAAAGAACTTCCTTGGCCGCGGTCAGTTTGTGAAGATCGCCGTTGGCGGCGGCACGGACACCCAGTCCTACGAGTTCCGTTTCATCGAGCCCTTCTTCATGGGCCGGCGGGTTGCCCTGGATCTGGACCTCTACCGCAAGGTGGACGATGCCAACGACTACCGCTCGTTCGACCAGAAGAAGACCGGCGGCGGTTTCGGGTTCACTCTGCCTCTCCGCGAAGAAGAGCTGACCCTGCGTCTGTTCTACAATATCTTCCAGGAAGAGAACTCGGATCCGAACGATCGCTCGACCGACATCAACAACTGTAACACCGCCGATCTGTCCCTTGCGATCTGTGACTCGCTCGGAACGTATCTGACATCGCTGGTGGGCTACGAACTGCGCTACAACACGCTGGACCGCAACGTCGATCCTTCGGACGGCTTCTATGCCTCCTTTGGTCAGGAATTCGCAGGCGTTGGTGGCGACAGCTACTACATCAAGACCGAAGCTCAGGCGCGTGCCTACAAGGAAATCCTTGCAGACTACGGCCTGGTCGGCAGCCTGTCGGTGCGCGGCGGTAACATCATGGCCCTCGGTGACGAACGTCTGCGTGTCTCCGAACAGTTCATGCTCGGCGGCACCCTCGTTCGCGGTTTCGAGAACCAGGGCATCGGTCCGCGCGATGCGGCGACCGAGGATGCAATCGGCGGCCGGTTCTATTTCGCCGCCACGGCTGAAACCCGGTTCCCGTTCCCGGTCCTTCCGAAGGAATTCGGGTTGAGCGGTGCCGTATTCGCCGATGCCGGCTCTCTTTGGGATGCTGACAGCAATCTGGTCAATCTCGTGGAAAACGGCGGCGGCTCGATCGACTCGAACGACTTCAACATCCGCGCGTCCGTCGGCGCCGGCATCCGCTGGAACTCTCCCTTCGGACCTCTGCGCGCGGATTTTGCCTATCCGCTCGTCAAGGACGATGCCGACAAGACGCAGATATTCCGCTTGAGTGGCGGCACCCGCTTCTAA
- the lpxD gene encoding UDP-3-O-(3-hydroxymyristoyl)glucosamine N-acyltransferase: MSEPKFFTMPASVSLQDIASWAEAEIERGDGSLEITGVAPLEDAGQGALVFFDNTAYLKQLQATTAAACLVTKRHKDKVPDGVAVLVCADAYRSWAKVLARLFPEAMVPKDPAPVAISERASVDPGASLEENVTVEPGVVISAGAEIGAGTVIRANAVIGRGVKIGRDCVIGANCTVQHSVLGNRVYLHPGVCCGQDGFGYAMGPQGHLKVPQVGRVIIQDDVEIGACTTIDRGANRDTVIGEGTKIDNQVQIGHNVVVGRHCVIVSQVGLSGSCTLEDFVAIGGQTGVRGHVTIGMGAQVAAVSVVSEDLPAGGRYGGTPAKPVKQWFREVAAVRKLAERGGGS, translated from the coding sequence ATGTCCGAGCCAAAGTTTTTTACAATGCCTGCCTCCGTGTCCCTGCAGGACATCGCTTCCTGGGCGGAAGCGGAGATCGAGCGCGGGGACGGCTCGCTGGAAATCACCGGCGTGGCGCCGCTTGAAGATGCCGGGCAGGGCGCTCTCGTCTTTTTCGACAATACGGCCTACCTGAAGCAGCTTCAGGCCACCACGGCGGCCGCCTGTCTCGTCACCAAGCGGCACAAGGACAAGGTGCCTGACGGGGTCGCCGTCCTTGTATGTGCCGACGCCTATCGCTCCTGGGCCAAGGTTCTGGCGCGGCTCTTTCCCGAGGCGATGGTGCCGAAGGACCCCGCACCAGTTGCCATATCGGAGCGGGCGAGCGTCGATCCCGGAGCGTCTCTTGAAGAGAATGTGACCGTGGAGCCGGGTGTGGTCATAAGCGCCGGTGCCGAGATCGGCGCCGGGACGGTCATCCGGGCCAATGCGGTTATCGGCAGAGGCGTGAAGATCGGCCGGGATTGCGTCATCGGCGCGAATTGCACGGTCCAGCACTCGGTGCTTGGAAACCGCGTTTACCTGCATCCGGGCGTGTGCTGCGGACAGGACGGTTTCGGCTATGCCATGGGGCCGCAGGGCCACCTGAAAGTTCCCCAGGTCGGCCGCGTGATCATTCAGGACGATGTCGAGATCGGTGCCTGCACCACCATCGACCGGGGCGCGAACCGGGATACGGTGATTGGCGAAGGCACGAAGATCGACAACCAGGTTCAGATTGGCCACAACGTCGTGGTCGGCCGTCATTGCGTCATCGTTTCACAAGTCGGCCTGTCGGGCAGTTGCACGTTGGAAGATTTCGTCGCGATCGGCGGTCAGACAGGCGTGCGCGGTCATGTGACGATCGGCATGGGCGCCCAGGTTGCGGCGGTAAGTGTTGTCAGCGAGGACCTGCCGGCGGGCGGCCGTTACGGCGGGACACCCGCAAAACCGGTAAAACAGTGGTTCCGTGAGGTCGCGGCCGTGAGAAAACTTGCAGAGCGTGGCGGCGGATCGTAA